The genomic DNA CAAAATATGATACATGCCATCAAATACCAAGGAAACAAAGAATTGGCCATTTTTTTAGGGGAATTATTTGCTTATGATTTGTTAAATGATGGGGTAATGTCAGACATTGATGTGATCATCCCCATACCGCTTCACTCAAAAAAATTAAAACAAAGGGGTTATAATCAAAGCGAATACTTAGGCAAAGGAGTAAGCAATAAATTAAATAAACCTTTAATTACGGATATACTTTTAAAAGCTAAAGAAACCGGGACTCAAACCAAGCTTAAAAAATTTGAACGTTGGGAAAATGTGGGTAAGGTATTTGAAATTTCAAATGAATTGTTGCTTGAAAATAAACATGTATTGTTGGTTGATGATGTAATTACTACAGGGGCCACTTTGGAAGCTGCATCACAACGCTTATTGCAGATAAAAGGTTTAAAATTATCAATTGCAGCTTTAGCCTTTGCGCCTAAAAGATAAATTTACTTGTCTTTGTAAATAACCATATTGATTTTGCCTTTGGTTGGGCTTGAGTTATCGCTTAAGGCAACCACAAAAGGTTTTCTTTCGCCTTCAAAACAGTTGTAAACGACTTGACCCTGGTCTTCTATAGGGTTTGGCAGTTTATTGGCATAATAATCTTTAATATCACAAAATAAATAGGAGGTTAATTCAAGATCGTTACTGTTTATTTGCACGTTAATTTCTTCCAAAGAATCGTTATGGATGACGTATTCTACCGAAAAATTAGTGTCAGAATCCTTTAAAAATTCATAAAATAATCTTCCGTTTTCTTTTTCAGCCGGCGTGTTTTTTTCACTATTAAGAATAGCTTCAGTTTTAGCATTTAAATCCAGCCCTCTAAAAACACCGGATTTGGTTAAAATAATTTCATCTAATAAGGGATGAAATCCTTCAAACACCCTTTGTTTTACAGGAGTTTGCTCAACAATTTCCTGTTTGCAGCCCGTTATAAAAAACAAAGCTAACATGGCAAAGCCGGATATTAGGTGTAATCGCATAGATTTAAGGTTTAAATTTACAAAATAAACAGTGTTAAAGAACAATAAAATGCTAATTAACTAACAGCAATACAAACAAAATTATCCCCTCAAATGCGTTAAATAAAGCTGAGAATTACGTATTTTAGTGAATGGCCAAAATCAATACCGATTTTAGAATTAAGCTTACAGTACTTTTAATAATTTTTACATTACCCTGTATTTTCGCCCAAAAACTACAGAAAAAAGATGCCGAATTATTACTAGATAAAACGATTACTTTTTTGAAAGTTTCTGATGAGATGTCGTTCGTTCAATTGTGGGATTTGAATAATGTTGATTCTTCTAATCATCAGATACAATTTACAATAAAGGATATTAAAGAACATTTTAAAGAGCTGAAATTGTTTTTGGATACGGCTATAAATAATCGTTTGCCCATTAAGGATATAGAAGTAAATAAACTTGATAAAATTGAACAGGCAGAGTACTTATCCAAATATAAAATAAGTGGCTATTTTGATTATCCCAATTCGGTAACAAAAGGGATTTCATTTTATGTTAATTTTAAAAAAGGGGCCTGGTATTATAAATTCTCCCCGGATTATACAGTTTTAGTAAAAGAAACTAAGAAATGATTTATCCGAATTGTAATAAACAGCCCATTAACCGATAAATAAACCTGATTTTAAAAGT from Sphingobacteriaceae bacterium includes the following:
- a CDS encoding ComF family protein, whose amino-acid sequence is MIHAIKYQGNKELAIFLGELFAYDLLNDGVMSDIDVIIPIPLHSKKLKQRGYNQSEYLGKGVSNKLNKPLITDILLKAKETGTQTKLKKFERWENVGKVFEISNELLLENKHVLLVDDVITTGATLEAASQRLLQIKGLKLSIAALAFAPKR